cagtggtagcctacataaaccatcaaggtGGGCTGCCCTCtccgggccttcaccatgcagtgcacagactcctgtcctcgatgtacagaaacttgcgttccatcaggcagttcacctccctggtgtggacaacaaggcagcagacctcctgtccagaagagctccagacaggtcagagtggaggctgcatcctcaagtggtggaacagatttgggagaggtttcaaccgacacgagtcgacctctttgccacagccgagtccactcattgccccctatggttttccatggagagagatgggggccccctgggaggggacgcgctagctcacccctggccacaggggctcttgtatgcgtttcctctgctaccattataaccactgacactagagaggatcagggtggagagagcactggttttgctggttgcacccagatggccgaggcgcccctggtttgctctcctctccgacatgttgtgggatcagccgtggcagctcctgctgcacaTGGACCTCCtcagccaagcggaggggctattatggcacccgaacccagcccaacTCCAACTCtaggtctggccgttgaacggagctgtcGATTCAGaagaggtttgccagatgcagtggtagaaacactagaGTCTGCTAGTGCGCCCAGctctagagcccagtactcatataaatggaaagttttccaagactggtgccttgccgaaggtcacaatcctgtgacttgccctattgagacgatattaaccttcttacaacacttgtttgatgcaggaaaatcagtgtccactctgaaggtatacctggcagcaatatcagtgtgccatgacaaaattgactcggtgtcccctgggacacatttcctggcagtgcaatttcttagagcggctcggaggcttcgtcctcccatgaaaagtatggtccccaagtgggatctagaactggtactgcgggcccttatgggtcccccattcgagcccatggcgtcagcagaacggcgccctgtttcattgaaggtggtgtttttaatagccattacgtctgccagacgaataagtgagcttcatgcgctgtccattgatgacacatgcatggctttcgtgggaaatgactcgcgggtaacattaagaacaaatccagcctttttgccaaaggtggtatcttcattgcatattaaccaaccagtggttttggaaactttcaaacctcccccgcacaagtcacAGGAGGCCCGTAGACAGCACAAGCTATGCctagttcgggctctgcgctgttatttggataggacgtcatcctggagacagtccaaccagctgtttgtctgctacgggtcccgctctagaggtcaggccctatcgaaacaacgtctagtgcactgggtggcagatgcgatacgcttggcatatgaacagacagactcttTGTTACCGGGgaacattacggcccattctaccaggggctaggcaactttgtgggctttccttcatggtgcctccttagatgagctctgcaatgctgctacatggacaggtggTCAGACAGTTGCACGATTTTaacgccttgatgttacaaaccgagccagaccctctctgggctctagggtgttgcaggcgccatgcccttaggcatcatgtgggctctgttgctatcgccatgaggctgtactgttggtcatctggagccacgacagctttggaacagctttcccattcggtaatggttgccattcaattgaaagggaacgttaggttattaccataaccctggttgcctgaaagagaatgacaaccattaccatttgaggtcgtgtccccagctgacatctgtttttgaaagaaaatggcgatgtgctactgtgaggacgtccctcttcaacaggaagtgggagggacttccccttcAAAGCAGGGCTGATAGGGCagctttatttatatatgctcagtgattgacggtcagagagggctctttcccattcggtaatggttgtcattctcttttagggaaccggggttatggtaataacctaacgatttTTAAACAGTCCATACGTTTACAGTAACCAAGGGCCAGGATtttgaatgaaatacatttttattgatgcTACACTCTgctaaacttcatttatttggccaccttatgttggaaaaaaaattcaaaaaaacaatGTCAGATCTATGTGTAGCACCCGAGTGGTTttgaggtctgttttgtgctgtaCATGATACAAGCTCTCAAAAACACGCagaatgaatccggtttacagcttttatttgtgtctgtcAGTCCGACTATTTGTCAAACTCAACACAAAGAATGAAACTTAGTGTTCAGACTCGCTGGTAACacagtaatacataaaaaaaataaataaatccatgtctataatttatatatatatatatatatataaaatgtgtgtgtgtttatatatcttAGTGTACAATAAACACAGGGTGAAATGTGTGGAATACCAGCCTCTCCAAACAAAACTGGCTCATTTCAGTAAGATCTGTACACACGCCGCCTAGGTGTtaagttcttatttaaataagccTGTAAAGTGTTTCCAGGAACAAACAGCCACGTCAGGTTTGCTATTAAACACCCTTTCCCCCTATAATGCTACATTATGAATAGAAGTGTGAGTAAGGTCCTCTCCAAtgcctctcatttaattgggactGCCGCTTATTCGATAATGCGGCACTGACTATATTTCTCTGGACAGTTACATTGTTAATTTTCTAATGTTTCAAAAAAGACGTCAAGATCATTCATTTGCAGAAAGAATTTATTGAAAGAAAATCTTCTTTATAACAGTAACATAGACTGCCTCAGGCATGCAACACACTGCTAGTGATACACAATTCACATATCTCTGCTTTTGCAGCTCTGGAGGTCTCAAGGAGCAGTATTTATGTAGCAGTGTGAAGACCTGAAGGAATGttgaaaattgcaaaaaaaaacaaagacctgTCTTGTTGCTGCATATGATACATATCTCTAATTTAATTTTGAGCTGATAGAAGAGATTTAGAAGAAGATGGCTGGTAATTAATAACATTGACAAAGCACAGCACATTTTCAAGGAAAATCAGAATTCAGattataaagcattttaaaacaacaagacAGCAGTGACTTCTTAGCTTTCCACTGGGAAAGCAATCATCTGCTTCATTACTTCCAGAGCTACAGAGTTATTTGATTGTAAGTTGATTGTTTTCATCTGTAGTAGAAAATAGTATATAGAGAGGCTCAGAAAAAGCCATCCTATCAAAAGTGTAGACATTGACATTGTCGTCAACATCAAATGTAACTTTCTTGTTATCGACATCCAGATACATGACTAGCGTTCGGATAAATTTTTTATGAATGACTATCTGCGTGTAATCGAGAGCAACCAATTCACGCCCATTCCACTCTACAACCCAGTAGTAATTACTGGGTTGCATCATGGTGAACCCGTGGCGTTTGGCAGACTTTGTAACAACTCCAACTCTCCACATGTTTATCTTATCTACATCCACTTCAACTTTTATGATGCCTGAGTTGTATGCTTGTCTGCTCAGAACACATGGCTTCATGTCAAACCTATCCAGACTGGGGGGTTTGTCAGAGGCTGTAGGATTCACTTTGACTTGTTTCCCATTGGTCACCGACAGGTATTTGTTGGCTGTGTTTTCATCCATGGTcactaagagaaaaaaataagaaactaaaTGTGTTAATAGAATTGCAGGGGCCCTAAGTGGATTACGTGCCCAACGGTACAGAGAGGTCACCTGTTTCATTCTCAGGTTCGTTAGTGCATACCATAGCTGGGCACTCTGACTGAAGCGCCAAATTTgccagaggggggaggggggagttgctAAGTTGGTCACAGTGACCGAGTAACAGAATTGGCAGAATAGAAAATAACATCAAACATAAATAATTCCACAGAGGTTATGTTGTGAGATTCACACCACGCCACGCAGCGCAACCAGCTGGATTCTTTGGGCTGTGTGTTGTTTTCAGCAGAGCTAGTAGAATACATCTTCAGTGAGTCCAACAAGCACACATTGGAAATGAACTTAAAGTACAAAGAAACAATGATAAATCCAAAACGTATGAAGGGCTTTTTTCATCTAAAGTCTCAATTATAAATGTCCTGTccacacataaaaacacaaactgtatGCTATGCACTTTAACTTTATATAATTAATCTGAACAGAAACTCCAATCTTTGTGAGCTATTTACCACACTGAAAGATATTATTTTCACCAAAGCTAAGGAACTGGATTCACAAAATATCAAAAAGGACTTTATTTCATATGACCTGATGCCTAAGCTTTCCTGCTTTAATCGCAGGGGGGCTCAACAGGTAAGTTATGTTGACTTATTATGTATTACTGGAATGTTACATTTCTGCAGGTTTTTATGCCATGCTGTATTATACACGGggtttgctgtttgtttggttttcatgaTATATAACTATGCAGGTAAATATTGTGCTCAGATTTTCTTTGTAAAAGAAACTAGTTGGCAAACATGTTTGTGACTGAGAATGCGTGATCAGCTTGATGCGTTGCTTGCACAAATACATCTAGTAACGTTCATACAGATTCCTGTTTTAGAAAGTAAAAAAGAAGGTAAGAATACACTGGTGATTTGTAGTAATATGTATTCATCATGTATTTGCTTGTTTGATTTCTAAATGATGGATGATTATCAGGATAAAATATGTGGCTAGTTCATTTTTGTACTTGGGAATAATATATATCTGCATAATAAATCAATAGTGGGgggcaacaatatgaaaatgttatatcGATATTGTGCATGTGTTTCGATATCATATTCTACTAAAACACAGCAAAATCTAATCACACAAATGTAATATCACGCAGTCCGGCACACAGACTGTAAACCAACCAGCACACACTTCCGCTCCCTGTTCCCAGGGCAGCCGAGAGCAGATCTATGAGCAGAGCagatatttatatatgaaaagcAACTagttactttaacttagtggagATTTGCTTCATAaataatatccatggagaaaaacaattCCATCATCCTCCACCTCAGAACTGAAATATTGTTTATGTTGTTGTACTTGTCTaacttgtattaaataaaaaaaagaaatggcttgAGGGCAAATATGTTTAGCTGCGGTTGTGATCTGGTTGTAGACGGGCGCATTGCTCGTCGACACGCTTCCTGGAGCGTACAACTGCTCATGCGCAACGctcatttaaaaatgactttcttttattaaaacacacgtTTTTAAACCTCCCCACCCACAGAAGGCACCGAAGACTGCTTAGATGAAGTAACTTGCCCAATTTTAGTAATAACTGTCCagtagtttcttttttgtttgtttgctttgcctacagctgaataaa
The Polyodon spathula isolate WHYD16114869_AA unplaced genomic scaffold, ASM1765450v1 scaffolds_2030, whole genome shotgun sequence genome window above contains:
- the LOC121310332 gene encoding butyrophilin subfamily 2 member A2-like is translated as MEVTMDENTANKYLSVTNGKQVKVNPTASDKPPSLDRFDMKPCVLSRQAYNSGIIKVEVDVDKINMWRVGVVTKSAKRHGFTMMQPSNYYWVVEWNGRELVALDYTQIVIHKKFIRTLVMYLDVDNKKVTFDVDDNVNVYTFDRMAFSEPLYILFSTTDENNQLTIK